The following are encoded in a window of Sporichthyaceae bacterium genomic DNA:
- a CDS encoding SGNH/GDSL hydrolase family protein: MIRSARTAFSAAVVTAAIGVGALAIAQPFAAAVGPATPASAAVPPANVVGFGDSVPLGAHCGGCGNLFALYAKGSTTPDRPISVLNLAKGNTTSKDALSTLRRSSSEAAVRKATTVVIYTGADDFKDSFKAVSRGKSAKKNYKPVEQKVESNVEKMIKLVHELNPAAHVAVLDYWGAMEDGKVAKQDYSKAQLKAASEATDYLNKGLKAAATAEHATYVSTYTLFKGKNGDRDPTKYLANDGNHPNATGMYAITAALVKALPAA, from the coding sequence ATGATCCGATCCGCTCGCACCGCGTTCTCCGCCGCCGTCGTCACCGCCGCCATCGGGGTCGGCGCGCTGGCCATCGCCCAGCCGTTCGCGGCCGCCGTCGGGCCCGCGACGCCTGCGTCCGCGGCCGTTCCGCCGGCGAATGTGGTGGGGTTCGGGGACTCGGTGCCGTTGGGGGCGCACTGTGGCGGGTGCGGCAACCTGTTCGCGCTGTACGCGAAGGGCTCCACGACGCCCGACCGGCCGATCAGCGTGCTGAACCTGGCCAAGGGCAACACGACGAGCAAGGACGCGCTGAGCACGCTGCGCAGGAGCAGCTCGGAAGCGGCCGTACGCAAGGCGACCACGGTGGTGATCTACACCGGCGCGGATGACTTCAAGGACTCGTTCAAGGCGGTGTCGCGGGGGAAGAGCGCGAAGAAGAACTACAAGCCGGTGGAGCAGAAGGTCGAATCCAACGTCGAGAAGATGATCAAGCTCGTGCATGAGCTGAATCCGGCGGCGCACGTCGCGGTGCTCGACTATTGGGGCGCCATGGAGGACGGCAAGGTCGCCAAGCAGGACTACTCCAAGGCGCAGCTCAAGGCCGCGAGTGAGGCGACGGACTACCTCAACAAAGGCTTGAAGGCCGCGGCCACGGCGGAGCACGCGACCTACGTCTCGACCTACACGCTGTTCAAGGGCAAGAACGGCGACAGGGACCCGACGAAGTACCTGGCCAATGATGGGAACCATCCCAACGCGACGGGGATGTACGCGATCACCGCGGCATTGGTGAAGGCGCTGCCCGCGGCCTGA